The nucleotide sequence TATAAACTACCTAGAGCAATTGGGCAACTCATTCTCTTGTTTTGTGATTACATAGAGATTCTCATTCTCTTGGTTTACATGAAGTTTTTTAGTATTGATTACCCTTTGTTGAAGTGACGAGAGAAACTCCATATAAGGTGACAGGCCTCTTATATGAAAAAGTAATTACGTAGACATTTTGAACTATATGGTCTGGCAAGTTATTCGGAGAAATATGGCTCCTGCAGCCTTCTTGTCCATTATTTAAATTCTGTGTATAGTTTTAATGTTTTTGGCAGGCTGTTATCATACGAGTTCTTGGATAGATACTATTTGGACCGCCTtccattatttaaattttgaacagATTACATCCCTCTTTGGTGTGCTGTTTAGGCATAGATGATTAATTTGCTTATGGTGATGAAGAATATTTACACGTTTGAGTTTTTGAATGGCTAATAAACAGGGTGAATGCTGGTTCCAGCTAAGGCAGCCTACATCTAGAGAGACAACAGAAGTCCTGGGCTTAGATTCCTCTGGAATTTTGAAGGAGCGGTTGAGGACACTTGAGAAGACAGCATCTCTAATGGCAAGATCTGTTGTAACCAAGGGAAACCTAGCATCTACAAACAGACAACCagattatgagtttttcctctcTAGGCATCGGTGATAACAGCAGCACCCCTTCTGAGATGTAGATAGTTGAACAGTAGTCACCTTCTGGCTTCTGCTAAAGGATTTCAGGAAAACCAACTGGATGGAATCTTAATCTAAAATAGGTTAGATGGTTACGTTACTACTCTCAAACCACCAGCCTTGGTATCCCAGCATTCCCCgtgtatatttttgtaaatatgtgcctttttcttgtgtttttgatAGGAAAGGTGCGTGTACATACATATGTAGAGTCTTGTTGTTTCTTTAAAGGAAAAATGCAGTTCAGGACCTAACATTAGATCCACCAGCCAATTATCTGGGCTTGCAACATTCTGTTGTCTTTCTTAGTTTGgacccttattttttttaatctttgtCAATATGTTGCGTCCACAAACTGAATAGGTAGCTAGCTCTTTTTGCAATGAAGCAAACCATCGTGGTGGAACTTTCAGTTGCAAAAGTCAGTTATTTCCGTAGTTATTTGCTTGTAGCATTTCCAAGAacaatttatctatttatttttggcAACTTTTTTGAGGTTCCTTTTTTGCCATGGTCCATGAAGACCCTTCAGTGTATGACCCACCTTTTAAACTCATTTCTCCCATTTATGAAACTTGTTTGACCCTTCAAGTTATCGTGCCATAGGGAATAAAATGAAAGCTAATCGAACTAATGCAATAAAAGGAAACAAAACTATTGCGCATGTATGGAGTAATTCTAcgtttatattttgataaactccTTTTGACATTCGAGTCTTGCTTATTTATTAATCTATTTACTAACATTGAAACAAATGAAAGGAGCTTAAATAAAAGGGAAACCGTGACCGTGTTAGGCAAGGCCTGTTCATTCACCCAAATAGGGAATAAAATcgaaacaaataaaatgaaatatatgaaACTTTATGCTTTGGCGGTGAAGTATAGCGGAGGGCAGTTCCTTTCTTACATATATAAGAATATATGATTACAAAAATGCTCGaaattcttctctattcttctatGGTACTAGTCAGTCTGCAAAACAAGATGGATGCCTTTCAGCCGCAACAGATCTACTGCCAGGGCTGGAACAAGGGCTTCTATGTTACATCAAATCATAACCTTCTGAGATGCCCATATTCTCACACTCGGAAATTGTTTTACCCAAAAAAAGTAACTGTTTTCGCATGTCCATAACATCACTAGCAACTGTCTCAACCAGTCCAATCTTCATCACTTCCATTAGTAtcctaaaaaatattaattacgaAAGCAGGTTAAGCAAGTCCTAGACTGAAATATTGGCCAGTCATTTATACCTAGTATCCTAAAAAGTTCTAAAGTTGCATATTAGTGAAACCTGTACCTGTGATGTACTTGAAAATTCCTCAATGTCATCCTCTTCAACCTACAAGGTttgtcaaaaacaaaataaacatcaaAAGAGGACATTTACCAATCAAAGAGGGAACACAGGACACATGGCTCATAGCATCAGAGAAAAGTAGATGCTAAGTGGGCAGATTGAACATGACGCAGCCTTGTAGAATAAATTGTGTGAGACTAAAAAGCAGTAGAAAAATATGTTGCTAGGCAAGGCACTTCCAGGAAGCTGTCTTTAGGATACTCACTTCCCTACTATGGCGCAAATGGCGACTTAGAAATTATAACCCTAGGATACAATGCCTAACCACTTAGATCAAAGAAGATTAAACTTCTTCAAAGATCTTTGATCAGAACTCAACCCAAATTAATAATAGTAAAGTAAATAAAGTGTAGGAGAGCAAAGAAACAAGGAGATAGGTGTGTATGCACCTCTAATATAAGGAAACCCTTAAATGAGAAAGTACATGAAGCCTTTAACAAAAGCcctcaaaaagagaaaaaacaaacatacaaaacaaataaaaagaacaagGTTGGTTCTTTAATGCATTACCATTTATCAAAAAGAAGAACCAGTAGTTAAAAGACTAATACCTCAAGTTGTTGATTAGCTGTTTTATCTGACCCTAGAATTTTACAGAAACAAACAATGAGCTGAAACTTACCAAAACCATacacaaatgaaaaaataaacataaaaactaATCatgtaaaacaaaattttaagaaaaaggAACTACCATaagttaaatgaattaaaaaggTAGAAATTCACATCCAAGAAGTAACAGTAATAACTGCCATGAGTAAGCCATCCTATGATTAACTGCCGATGATTTAAGCGCTGTTCACATGAAACCATGAGCCAACGTATGTAACAAAGatgcatgaaaaaaaaaaaccagacACAGCAACTGACCAGCTTTTCTGTCCTCGACTTTCCTTCTTTTCCGAGGTCCCTTATCCTGCAATAATATGTAGACTTAATAATGCGCCCAAACCAGAAACAAGAATGCAACCCCATCAGGTTCCTTCAACTGCCCCACATTAAGTAGATATCCTATAATGAACTGCAGATGAATGCTTTTATTTAAACTcatataaatgtaaaaaaagaaagactATCTCACTTTTAAATTGGTTTTTTCTTCTGACCCAACACGCTGATCATTCTGGCTGGAGGCTGGAAGAAATCAATAGAGCTTGCTGGTTTATGCACTCCAGTTCTAATACTGGAAAAGAAGGAAACCAACTAGGAAAAGAACAAACCTTTTGATGAAGAGGACTTCCTTAGATTTCTCGGCTTCTTGTGAAATTTGAAAAGTTCAGTTAGAGATGCAGCTAAAAGTCTGACAGATAGCTATATGTAGTATAGAGTCGTATACATCTACTTCAAGTATATCACAAGCTGAGAGTTTTCACCTTTTCCTCCACTTTATTAAACAAGGTAGATATGGTAGTTTGAACAAGAGAACTATGATTACTATGAGAAAGTTCCTTTGACTTTGCCAACAACAAAGCAGATTCTTGAACTTGTCCTGTGGTACAAGCAGCAGCATCTTCGGTGTCAATGTCAAAAATTAATGGGCTGGAATTTTCAGTATGTATCAAACAGTTAAGGGAATGAGCAAATATTTGTCAGGAAAGAGTGGTAATTAACTACAAAGATACAGAGGATTAGAAACCCAAATATGGCTGGAAAGAACACAattaggaaaagaaagactgGAAGACACTAAAATAGTCAATGAACCACAGCAAACATAATAGGATATTTCCAGGACTGCAATCTCTACTCAGGTGTTCCATGCTGCCTTTCTTATCCTCTCCTTCAGATGTGTCAAGATCATTCACAAGAAAATCATCTCCAGAAGAAGCTTCTGCAAAACTGAATAAAAAGTTGCTTAAGAGAACTAAACCAGAGAACTAAATCAAGCAACACAAAGTATTTTAACCAGAGATAAGCACCATATAACTAAATGCAACCCTAAAGAGAAGAGATAAAACTAAGTTTTGCATTTTCTACATGACCATTACCCTTTTTTGGTCCATTATAATTAGAGAAAGATAAAGAGATATTCAAATAATAGCAAAATAGTATTATCACTCTCAGAAGAAGGTATCACagtgtgtttaataattcaaaatataaattggGTCTCACACCAGATATGAGCAGAACTGGACAAATGCAACAAAAATGCCCCAATGAATGTAATATAGCACAAAGAAAACTGAGTCACTCAAGAATAAGACAAAGCAGTGCAAGTACTTGAATCTTTTTCCTGCAGTTCTCTCAGAATGCCGAACTGGAGTTACTTCAGGCAAATCTTCCAAATTATTTTGGCTGGAAGATGTATCATTTTCCACATCAGTTTTAGGAGAATCTTGGTCTAGTTTCTGTCTAGATTTGTTAACTTGCTGCTGCATTTCTGATGTTGCACCTGCACCGCCCTTGAAATCATACTCCGAATGGTGTGCCTGGAACCAACAAAACATTGGAAAGTTTGTTCAAAGCACCTCTAATGCTAGTTTCTTAAAACCAAAATATACAACCAGATGGAAACTACTCTACTGGTGAATTACCTCATCCAGCTCCTCAGGAAACTTGAGTTGAGCTTCTTCTGGATTCTCATCTTTCCTCCCAATCCACCATGCATCAGAAAATACAATCTACAGTAGAcataaatagagaagaataaATATTGACAACCCCAGATTTTTGTGAATCATTGACCATCTGTTTCTAGAAGTAGAAACATTACTGGGCAAAAGGGTTTTGGCACCTCATTTTTCTGGAGCACATGATAAATTTGTATGATCTAAAAGAATAGAAATTATGACAGCTTTGGtagattattatttatttcaaaacacGGGTTCCAACTTTCTGGTCTGCAAGGAGAAGAGTGAGTTCATTCCAGTTAGTGAAGTGCAACAAATTCATGCATTAGCTGATTGCATAAGTTTGATGTTCGGCTGCCCCTCTTCAGCTGTTCCTTCTTTGGATCTGTTTTTTGAATAACCACTGGTTTGTTACAGCAATATTGAGCACTTTAACAGATGGTTTACTTGTTGAAAGAGGCACTATCTCTCTCTAAAAATTGTCTATTcattctcatttttaattttccaggACCAGAGGCATACAAATTGGAGAAATTACAAGGGACTTCTTACAGGAGAGTATAGGAGATCAACTAAATGTAATACTATGGCTTGAGATTAAGTTTGTTCACCAATTGTAACAAAGATGATTGggcattttttttcatttttatcctAACCAACTATTCTAGGAACATGGTAATAGAGGCAATGCTCTGGTGAAATGACTCTTTATGGAAAACTTTGATTCACTATATACAAGGTTTAGAAGTTTTGGAAGTAGACTTCCATTTAAGCTAAGATCCTTCAACAATCATTCTTCAAAAACTTCAGGAAAGGGTGTTAATATTTCTGCAACAATGTAAGACTTTGTCATATGAAATGGAAGGAGAATCAAGCTCAACCATGATGTGTGGTGCACTAAGATCCCTGTATTTGGGGCACATTCAAGCTTTCACGTGACTGCTACAGACAAAAAAGCTCCACTATAAGTCAATACTCAAtctaatttattcaatttgtgATCTTCCATCCATTTTAGAAAGATTTCTTTCCCTTGTAGGTATTAGAAACTTAGGGCTCCTACAAAGTTTCCCAGTTTTTCCCGAATAAGCTACAAatatttcctttttaatttGGAGAATAGCCTTAGATCACTTGAAAGCATTGGTGATTTATGCAACAGGGCAATGTGGGCTCCAATTGATGCTGCTTGTGCCATAGAGCTGTAATTGGCAAATTACCTTCTCTTTCATTATAATGCTACTTTGCATGCATACAGCTTGCTTCTCCTTATTTATcaatgaaattgaaaatgttAATCCAGTTATCTTGTTCTAAATGAAAAAGAGTAGAGGTTGGCAGAGGAAAAAATCACTAGACAAAGGAACAGATGGACAAGAAAGCTGCCACAAAGAAGGTCAACCTTataaaaaaggcaaaaaaaggGTAAATACGACTCATCAAGAATGATAACAGTGAGCCTAAAGGGGTTATATTACAGCACTGAAAATATAgggaaaagataaaaatttcaGTTAAATAACGAATGGAAGTTCTATACCCTTAAATAGCCTTACTATTTCTCTTGCTCCTACTTGGTAACCCCTACTTCATATGAACATTAATTCCAGAGGGAGGGTAACATCACCCTCAattaaaaagaccaaaataaacTCTCAACCTCCCAGGCCATTGGAAAATGGGGGAGCATCTAATCCACCGACTAGCAACTGTATTTGTATAAAACAGTAAACATTATTTCACCaagctctctccctctctataAATCATCAAATGCCAGAATAATATACAGAACACCTTGTCAGGTACTCTTGATTTCCAAACTGTCACCAATAGAAAACTTGAAACAGCATGCAATGATTGAACAAACACTGCCATATgtagttggaaaaaaaaaatcatttacaatCACCCTTATCCATTGCTAATTGGAAAAGGTCTGAAAATGTCACACGAGGTTTTGCAGCCACACCAAATATCTTGTCAGAATATCAACCTTAGGAACATTACCTACCTTAAAGAAAGAATGACATAGACATTACCCCCACGTGTGTGACATGGTGTATGTGGTTGGGTAAAATAAATGAACTTTTAATGATACCGTATTGTCAGGAAAAATCATGTTGAATACTTTTAGTTCTTGGTTCTCAAAATTTTAGTAGTTCGTCTCATGATCTTGCATACATTGCAAATGTACTTCATTCTTCAGAAAGATGCAGATTTTATACGCATCTTGAGTACAACAAGAGGAGACATTATCTTGCCTTATTCTTGgacaatttattattattacttatcaaaataaaagaaaagtgaaaaaagGATTCACAAGGGTCCACTAATTTACTGCACTAATGGCAATGAAATTTCCCAAATTACAGCACAAACAGATGTTTGCCTCTTTTCAACTGTAATATCATAAGCTAACTGGTAAGGAAATTCATAAATCGTAGGTAGTGCTAAAGATGCATTACTTAACTGATtgtcattagagtattttgatAGGaaactaacttttttttttgataaaggaGCAAAACAACTTGACAAAACAAAAAGTGAAGATTTACCATTGTGTCAAAATAGTCCTCACACATGACATTCTTCCCACCTTTAGAGAACTGCAAGGTCAAGTATCTGTTCTTTGGATAAACAATGGTTCCAAACAACTTCATTCGGCCCTATAAATTCCATCAAATAAACAGGGTGTTAAATTTGGAAACCAAAACATCTCTCAGGTAgccaagaaaattaaaaaaagtgatTAACACATATATAATGGTTAGGTAGTAGcatcctttttctttctgttctttAAGGTAAATACTATAATGatgtattatgtatattttgtctTCAATATAAAAGACATAAATCAGCCCCCGTTATCATTATGTCtgaaaacaacaacatatcattatggtcagaaaaaaaataaaaatcctgGATGTAAAGCATTGGTCAAACGGGAATTAGGGGGGCACGGCCATCATGAATTTCTAGTTCTTGTTGGTACATACTGCAAACAACTTGCACACTGGTTACAGTTGCCAGCAGACGGACGAAAGTACAGTAAATGACATGAAATATGTAGCTTAGATATCTGGTTCCCAAACAATCTATATGAAATACTTGCGGTAGAGGAGTAATGGGGGCACGGACTGTTTCTAATTGTCACAAGTCCCAACAAAGATAGTCAAAAATTTTCAAGACCCAGTGCTTCTTGTATCCTTTCACTGCATTTCCCGAGCAATCCCTCTATCAAATAGATAAGCTAATTTTTTCCATCCATCCCCAACCTTggtattaaaatgaaaatctaGTTTATGCCTATCCCACGTTGACAATTATCTAACAACGGAGCACAGAAACACGTAAAGAACGAAAGGGTGAATTGAGGAGATAATAAATTAAACCTGAGGGAATTCGAGGTAGAGGATAGGGTTTTTGGTGCCAAGATCCTTAAGCTCGCCGATCTTTCCGCCAGAGATGGGGGCAAGGAGACCagggaaggagaaaagaaaccTATTCTTACGCTGGGACTTCCTGAGGATGTCTCTGCCGTGGTGTTTGGCGACAGTCTTCGATGGGCTAAGGGCAGCCGTGAAGGACTTCGCCGGTGACTCGGAGAGAATGCCCTTCGTAAACGCTAGCCTCCTCAGTCTGCTCCTCTCTTCCGCTTCCGGATTCGCCTCCGTCGCGGCATTCTCCGCAGCCTCCTCCTTCCCGACTCGACCCATCTCTCTCTGTCTGGTTTGACGAGCGGGGAACCCCCGTTTTTGCCTGGGAACAAAGAAACGGAAAATTGCAATTTGCCCCAAGAGAACCGAACctcaaaattaaaagattaagTTATGACTGCTACCCACAAAGTTTAGCTTaattatagttttaaaatttacgTTCACATCCTTtatctttataaaatttacattactgttgccaaaataataaaaaaagaaattaaaaaataaaagcaaaaaatcTACCAAACAGCAAACAGAAGCTATTAAACAGATTTTTTAAAAGTTGCTGGCGATAAACCGGAGGCAGATAAAAGTAGGGGATTTCACGCGGAGTCGCTAAAAGAAGgggtatatgtatatttttcaaACCCCGAGGGGTGTTAACtgaaattaaagtaaaaaagaaaaaagaaaaaaggtaaaGGCAACGGTTCTATGCCAAATGGCCCCTGTGAGTGTTCCATTCCAGTACTAGGACGGACGGACGGACGGACTGTCCCAAATACTTACATTTTCCGATCTACGTTGAGTTGTAGTAGTAGTAGTTGTAGTAGTGGTAGTGGTAGTAATAGTTTGTTGACCAATTCTCCCCTGTTTTTGTTCATCTGCTAGGGGTTTGAGGAATGAATTGTTTTCCCAAGGAACTACGGAATTCGAAACCCTAAGAACGACAATGCGAGAGATTGGTTAGTATTATTAAGCCTTTTTCTATTTCCGTTCAAGATTGACTACTGCATTTTCGATCCATGGAACGCCAAGGGTTACCGATTCCGATGAAATGGAGAGTGCACGTCTGGATCCTTGTGTAGGGTAATGCGTATGCGTATGCCTGTACACGAATCTATATGCAGGCATGATGGCGTCTGTTGTTGCTCAGTTGTTGCCCACTAGTGTCTCTTCCAATTGTATCCGCCGAAACCACCGCCAGGTCTCCGTGTTTCTCCCAAATTCGTCAGAAGCAATATCGTCATTTCCGGGAAAAAACAGCAGCAATAAGGGGGCCCGCCATCAAATTGCTT is from Diospyros lotus cultivar Yz01 chromosome 2, ASM1463336v1, whole genome shotgun sequence and encodes:
- the LOC127794264 gene encoding DNA-binding protein RHL1-like isoform X2; the protein is MDVSLLPFLFRVKSCWNEQNHVAVTFRQKRGFPARQTRQREMGRVGKEEAAENAATEANPEAEERSRLRRLAFTKGILSESPAKSFTAALSPSKTVAKHHGRDILRKSQRKNRFLFSFPGLLAPISGGKIGELKDLGTKNPILYLEFPQGRMKLFGTIVYPKNRYLTLQFSKGGKNVMCEDYFDTMIVFSDAWWIGRKDENPEEAQLKFPEELDEAHHSEYDFKGGAGATSEMQQQVNKSRQKLDQDSPKTDVENDTSSSQNNLEDLPEVTPVRHSERTAGKRFNFAEASSGDDFLVNDLDTSEGEDKKGSMEHLSRDCSPGNTENSSPLIFDIDTEDAAACTTGQVQESALLLAKSKELSHSNHSSLVQTTISTLFNKVEEKPRNLRKSSSSKASSQNDQRVGSEEKTNLKDKGPRKRRKVEDRKAGSDKTANQQLEVEEDDIEEFSSTSQDTNGSDEDWTG
- the LOC127794264 gene encoding DNA-binding protein RHL1-like isoform X1, whose amino-acid sequence is MDVSLLPFLFRVKSCWNEQNHVAVTFRQKRGFPARQTRQREMGRVGKEEAAENAATEANPEAEERSRLRRLAFTKGILSESPAKSFTAALSPSKTVAKHHGRDILRKSQRKNRFLFSFPGLLAPISGGKIGELKDLGTKNPILYLEFPQGRMKLFGTIVYPKNRYLTLQFSKGGKNVMCEDYFDTMIVFSDAWWIGRKDENPEEAQLKFPEELDEAHHSEYDFKGGAGATSEMQQQVNKSRQKLDQDSPKTDVENDTSSSQNNLEDLPEVTPVRHSERTAGKRFNFAEASSGDDFLVNDLDTSEGEDKKGSMEHLSRDCSPGNTENSSPLIFDIDTEDAAACTTGQVQESALLLAKSKELSHSNHSSLVQTTISTLFNKVEEKKPRNLRKSSSSKASSQNDQRVGSEEKTNLKDKGPRKRRKVEDRKAGSDKTANQQLEVEEDDIEEFSSTSQDTNGSDEDWTG
- the LOC127794264 gene encoding DNA-binding protein RHL1-like isoform X3 → MDVSLLPFLFRVKSCWNEQNHVAVTFRQKRGFPARQTRQREMGRVGKEEAAENAATEANPEAEERSRLRRLAFTKGILSESPAKSFTAALSPSKTVAKHHGRDILRKSQRKNRFLFSFPGLLAPISGGKIGELKDLGTKNPILYLEFPQGRMKLFGTIVYPKNRYLTLQFSKGGKNVMCEDYFDTMIVFSDAWWIGRKDENPEEAQLKFPEELDEAHHSEYDFKGGAGATSEMQQQVNKSRQKLDQDSPKTDVENDTSSSQNNLEDLPEVTPVRHSERTAGKRFNFAEASSGDDFLVNDLDTSEGEDKKGSMEHLSRDCSPGNTENSSPLIFDIDTEDAAACTTGQVQESALLLAKSKELSHSNHSSLVQTTISTLFNKVEEKKPRNLRKSSSSKASSQNDQRVGSEEKTNLKDKGPRKRRKVEDRKAG